ATACCTGCCTGCCACAGTGCGATGGCATCAAGGTAGCCTTCAACCACCACGGCCTCGCCGGACTTGAAGGCCGGCTCCCGCGCCCGGTGCGCATTGAACAGCATGATGCCCTTGTGAAAGAGCGGCGTTTCCGGCGAGTTGAGATATTTCGGCTGCCCGTCGGGCGACAGCGTTCGTCCGCCAAAGGCAACCACCCGGCCCCGGTCGTCCTGGATCGGGATCATCAGACGGCCGCGAAACCGGTCGTAGGACGGTCGCCCGTTTTCCGGCTGGATCACGAGCCCCGCCTCGATCATCGCCGGCTCGGGGATTTCCCGCGCCGCCAGGAAGGATTTCAGTGCGTCCCGGCTGTCGGGCGCAAAACCGAAGCGGAATTCGCGCAAGGTCTCTGCTACAAGACCGCGCTTGGCGCAGTAAGCCCGCGCCGTTTCCCCACGCGGACCGGCATATTCATGTTGGAAGAATTGCGCAGCCATCTCGCAGATATCCGCCAGGCCGGCGCGCTTCTTCTCACGCCTGGCAGCTTGCGGATCCGGTGCCGGCAGCGCCACACCGGCCTGTTCGGCCAGCCGCTCCACCGCTTCGGGAAAATTCAGTCCCTCGGTTTCGCAGACGAAGGTGAAATGATCGCCGGACGCCCCGCAACCAAAACACTTGTAGCGGTTGCGGCGGTCGTCGACGTGAAAACTCGGGCTCTTTTCCTGATGAAACGGGCAGCAGGCCCAATAGTCGCCCTTGCCGGGCTGGGTCTTGCGCCGGTCCCAGGTCACGCGCCGGCCCACAAGATCCGACAGGGTTAGCCGGGCCCGGATTTCATCAAGAAGTCGCGGTTCAAAGCGCATGAAGAGACTGGTTTCCGATCGTCAGAGAAGCTCCGGCCATGACAGACGCAGTGCGCCCGACCAAACCGGCTTCCAAAATAGAATGACTTTGAAGACGTTTCCAGAGCGGCCGGACTGCCGGTCCGGGGCTCTGGATTATCTGTGAAGAACCCTGAAGGCGCCCGAAGCCCCCTGTTAGCCCTTGTGCCCGGATCAGGTGCTTCCCTTGCCGTCCGAACCGTTTTCCGTTCTGGAGGCGCTATCTGCCCTCAGCATGTCCTTTACGACGCTGGAGGCCTGCATGAAGTCCATTTTCCCCGGATAACGGGTCTTCAATTCGCTCATGCAGCGGCCGATATCTCTGAGGCCATGCGCATCGATGTCCTTGACCATCTCCTGGCAGATGGTCCGCATTTCGTCTTCGCTGAGCTGTTCGGGCAGAAACTCGCGGATAATGTCCTGCTCGGTCCGTTCCTGTTCGGCCAGATCCAGCTGACCTCCGCTTTCGAATTCCACCGCCGAGATTTCCCGCTGACTGATCATTTTCTGAAGAATTTCAATCACTTCAGCTTCATTGACGCCATCCTTGCCCGTCTCGCGGGCAGCCGCTTCCCGGTCCTTGACCGCGGTCTGCATCAACCGCAGGGTCGCGCATCTGCGTTTGTCGCCATCATCTTGCGCCGCCTTCAGGGCAGCATTGATTCTGTCGCGCATTTCCTGGCGCATGGTTTAACCCCACCCCTGCCGCGCTGAGA
This genomic interval from Labrenzia sp. VG12 contains the following:
- a CDS encoding GatB/YqeY domain-containing protein, which produces MRDRINAALKAAQDDGDKRRCATLRLMQTAVKDREAAARETGKDGVNEAEVIEILQKMISQREISAVEFESGGQLDLAEQERTEQDIIREFLPEQLSEDEMRTICQEMVKDIDAHGLRDIGRCMSELKTRYPGKMDFMQASSVVKDMLRADSASRTENGSDGKGST